A stretch of the Nitratifractor salsuginis DSM 16511 genome encodes the following:
- the amrB gene encoding AmmeMemoRadiSam system protein B, protein MIRLAGNMGAFYPANCSEIEKMIEHWNGILDEALTDKSVLDEKPRAIIVPHAGYIYSGFTANIAHRILANSRPKRVVVIGPSHHVYFEGVSASMQESYQTPCGNLPIDKAYIEELTKEYPLEFVPEAHHKEHSTETQMPFIQHYEPQAKVVELIYGKIDYRQLVPLIDTILSDPENVVVISSDLSHFYTLEEAKQLDNICLAGVAEESVEILEKGCEACGIIGIKAIVEVAKKHGWKTQLLDYRTSADASGDTSRVVGYMSALILP, encoded by the coding sequence ATGATAAGACTTGCAGGAAATATGGGGGCTTTCTACCCCGCCAATTGCAGCGAGATCGAAAAGATGATCGAACACTGGAACGGGATCCTCGATGAGGCGTTGACTGATAAGAGCGTTTTGGACGAAAAGCCGCGGGCGATCATTGTCCCCCACGCGGGCTATATCTACAGCGGTTTCACCGCCAACATCGCCCACCGGATCCTGGCCAACAGCCGGCCAAAACGGGTCGTGGTGATCGGCCCCAGCCACCACGTCTATTTCGAAGGGGTGAGCGCGAGTATGCAGGAGAGTTACCAGACCCCCTGCGGCAACCTCCCAATCGACAAGGCTTACATCGAAGAGCTGACCAAGGAGTATCCCCTGGAGTTCGTGCCGGAGGCCCATCACAAGGAGCACAGCACCGAAACCCAGATGCCCTTTATCCAACACTATGAACCCCAGGCGAAGGTGGTGGAGCTGATCTACGGCAAGATCGACTACCGGCAGCTGGTCCCGCTGATCGATACGATCCTCAGCGATCCGGAGAACGTCGTAGTCATCAGCTCCGACCTCAGCCACTTCTACACCCTCGAAGAGGCTAAGCAGCTCGACAACATCTGCCTGGCGGGCGTGGCCGAAGAGAGTGTGGAGATCCTGGAGAAAGGGTGCGAAGCCTGCGGCATCATCGGCATCAAAGCGATCGTGGAGGTCGCCAAAAAGCACGGCTGGAAAACCCAGCTCCTCGACTACCGCACTAGCGCCGACGCCAGCGGGGACACCAGCCGCGTCGTAGGCTATATGAGTGCCCTAATCCTTCCTTAA
- the amrS gene encoding AmmeMemoRadiSam system radical SAM enzyme has product MLPMEKKVTPPEERGYSGFYHKEGDRIVCELCRHYCKLKEGQVGICGVNKNEGGRLKTLVYGKVSALNIDPIEKKPLYHFLPASFALSLGTVGCNFQCPFCQNWQISQTKDLSGSYDVTPEQIVALALEKGCKSIAYTYNEPTIFYPFARDVALLAKEHGIKNVFVSNGLETPEVIEDMKGIIDGFNIDIKGFNPEYYKKTLKGSLEGVLDTLKRLKEGGFWVECTTLIVPGDNDSDEELGKIANFIAKELDPYTPWHISAFHPDYKVNDKLPTPLETLKRAERIGKEAGLAYIYMGNVPEDGITYCPGCGLELIVRRGYHVTKNILENGHCPACHRAIEGVWA; this is encoded by the coding sequence ATGTTACCGATGGAAAAGAAGGTTACGCCGCCTGAAGAGAGAGGTTATTCCGGGTTCTACCACAAAGAGGGGGACCGGATCGTCTGTGAACTCTGCCGCCACTACTGCAAACTCAAAGAGGGCCAGGTCGGCATCTGCGGCGTCAACAAAAACGAAGGAGGACGGCTCAAAACCCTGGTCTACGGCAAAGTCTCGGCACTCAATATCGATCCCATCGAGAAGAAGCCTCTCTACCATTTCCTGCCGGCGAGTTTCGCCCTCTCCCTGGGAACGGTAGGGTGCAACTTCCAGTGCCCCTTCTGCCAGAATTGGCAAATCTCCCAGACCAAAGACCTCAGCGGCAGCTACGACGTCACGCCGGAGCAGATCGTCGCCCTGGCCCTGGAGAAGGGGTGCAAGAGCATCGCCTACACTTACAACGAACCGACGATCTTCTACCCCTTCGCCCGGGACGTCGCCCTGCTGGCCAAAGAGCACGGCATTAAGAATGTCTTCGTCAGCAACGGACTGGAGACGCCAGAGGTGATCGAGGATATGAAGGGGATCATCGACGGCTTCAACATCGATATCAAAGGCTTCAACCCCGAGTATTATAAAAAGACCCTCAAGGGATCGCTCGAAGGGGTGCTCGATACCCTCAAGCGCCTCAAAGAGGGGGGATTCTGGGTCGAGTGCACCACCCTTATCGTCCCGGGGGACAACGACAGCGACGAAGAGCTGGGCAAGATCGCCAACTTCATCGCCAAGGAGCTCGACCCCTATACGCCGTGGCATATCAGCGCCTTTCACCCGGACTATAAGGTGAACGACAAGCTGCCGACCCCGCTGGAGACCCTCAAACGGGCCGAACGCATCGGCAAGGAGGCGGGGCTAGCCTATATCTATATGGGCAATGTCCCCGAAGACGGCATCACCTATTGCCCCGGCTGCGGCCTGGAGTTGATCGTCCGGCGGGGATACCACGTGACGAAAAACATCCTGGAGAACGGCCACTGCCCGGCATGCCATCGGGCGATCGAGGGGGTATGGGCCTGA
- the amrA gene encoding AmmeMemoRadiSam system protein A: protein MNYKLSKEDKKLLIDIARKAIAEELTGKKLLDREALVREHPWLLEPGAAFVTLNENHQLRGCIGSIVAHQPLIDDLIHNAKAAAFSDPRFSPVRPEEFDKLDIEISLLSPPRELSYTDIADLKQKIRPGIDGVILRLGNYQATYLPSVWEQLPDFDMFFATLCQKAGLAPNCLEAHPVIYTYQAEKIKED from the coding sequence ATGAACTATAAACTCTCAAAAGAAGACAAGAAACTATTGATCGACATCGCCCGCAAAGCGATCGCCGAGGAACTCACCGGTAAAAAGCTCCTGGACCGGGAAGCGCTGGTGCGGGAACACCCCTGGCTCCTGGAGCCGGGAGCCGCCTTTGTGACCCTCAATGAGAATCATCAGCTCAGAGGCTGCATCGGCTCCATCGTCGCCCATCAACCCCTGATCGACGACCTGATCCACAACGCCAAAGCAGCCGCCTTCAGCGATCCGCGCTTCAGCCCTGTGCGGCCCGAGGAGTTCGACAAGCTCGACATCGAGATCTCGCTCCTCAGCCCGCCCCGGGAGCTGAGCTATACCGACATCGCGGACCTCAAGCAAAAGATCCGCCCCGGCATCGACGGCGTGATCCTGCGCCTGGGCAACTATCAGGCGACCTATCTGCCCAGCGTCTGGGAGCAACTGCCCGATTTCGATATGTTTTTCGCCACCCTCTGCCAAAAGGCGGGGCTGGCCCCCAACTGCCTGGAAGCCCACCCGGTGATCTACACTTACCAGGCCGAAAAAATCAAGGAGGATTGA
- the rpe gene encoding ribulose-phosphate 3-epimerase → MLVAPSILSADFAYLGEEVRSVCDAGADLIHVDVMDGHFVPNMTIGPVVVEGVARSSTKPLDVHLMVEDNNFFVDLFAPLKPEFISFHFESERHPNRLATKIRDLGIRPSLVLNPHTLPEVTEYLLPYLDMVLLMSVNPGFGGQKFIPDVVERAKRLKDLIEKRNPDCLIEVDGGVSDQNIGALKEAGVDVVVAGSYVFKNPKGYKEAIASLK, encoded by the coding sequence ATGCTTGTCGCACCCAGTATTCTCTCCGCCGATTTCGCCTATCTGGGCGAAGAGGTCCGTTCCGTCTGTGATGCGGGAGCGGACCTGATCCACGTCGATGTGATGGACGGCCACTTCGTCCCCAATATGACCATCGGCCCCGTAGTGGTCGAGGGGGTGGCTCGCAGCAGCACCAAGCCGCTGGATGTGCACCTGATGGTGGAGGACAACAACTTCTTCGTCGATCTCTTCGCCCCGCTCAAGCCGGAGTTCATCTCCTTTCACTTCGAATCGGAGCGCCATCCTAACCGCCTGGCGACCAAGATCCGGGATCTGGGGATCCGCCCCTCTCTGGTGCTCAACCCCCACACTCTGCCCGAAGTGACCGAGTATCTGCTCCCCTATCTGGATATGGTGCTGCTGATGAGCGTCAACCCGGGCTTTGGCGGTCAGAAATTCATCCCCGACGTCGTCGAACGGGCCAAACGCCTCAAAGATTTGATCGAAAAGCGCAACCCCGATTGCCTCATTGAAGTCGACGGCGGGGTGAGCGACCAGAACATCGGAGCTCTCAAAGAAGCAGGGGTCGATGTGGTGGTGGCGGGAAGCTATGTCTTCAAGAACCCGAAGGGGTACAAAGAGGCGATTGCCTCTTTGAAATGA
- a CDS encoding phosphoribosylanthranilate isomerase, translating to MKVKICGITNYNDAMRSIEAGADALGFVFYPKSPRYITPEAAREIIDRLPPFVEKVGLFVENTPEEIERMAKMGGITLAQIHFDVDEAFLDAVDFPVLPVVRARRLEDLECFADRYRLVDAYCEAYGGSGKRLNLEWFEGRDNSRIIIAGGLTPDNVEELRGYGFYGCDVSSGTEAAKGRKDPEKVMRFIERAKSL from the coding sequence GTGAAAGTTAAGATCTGCGGCATCACCAATTACAACGACGCGATGCGCTCCATCGAAGCGGGGGCGGACGCGCTCGGCTTTGTCTTTTATCCCAAATCCCCCCGCTACATCACTCCCGAAGCGGCTAGGGAGATCATCGACCGGCTGCCCCCTTTCGTCGAAAAGGTCGGGCTCTTTGTGGAGAACACTCCTGAAGAGATTGAACGGATGGCGAAAATGGGAGGGATTACGCTGGCGCAGATCCATTTCGATGTGGATGAAGCCTTCCTCGATGCCGTCGATTTTCCCGTTTTGCCGGTGGTCCGGGCAAGGAGACTGGAGGATTTGGAGTGCTTCGCCGATCGCTACCGCCTGGTGGATGCTTACTGTGAAGCCTACGGCGGCAGCGGCAAGCGGCTCAATCTGGAGTGGTTCGAGGGGCGGGACAATTCGCGCATCATCATCGCCGGAGGGTTGACGCCGGATAATGTGGAAGAGCTGAGGGGCTACGGCTTCTATGGCTGCGACGTCAGCAGCGGGACCGAAGCCGCCAAAGGGCGCAAAGACCCCGAAAAAGTGATGAGGTTCATCGAGCGTGCAAAAAGTCTTTGA
- a CDS encoding 3'-5' exonuclease translates to MQKVFEELTQAFRRAGGEISYEAFDRIVRKHATLFEDSETIYYLLQASGYPIEESLRGFRLKTMFTPWQMQEYCIIDIETNGSKPGRSQVIEIGAVMLKEGKIIDRLETFVACAYLPEHIIKLTGIEPTDLAEAPSRKEALTQLRNFMGDAVFTAHNAGFDHGFLNASFQRFGLGPIGNPVLCTIDLARRTFESERYGLAYLNESLDLGMQAHHRAYNDALAASKVLMKSFENIPESVKTTDELIRFSKSSKKERSETEKRKKKRREKKVNS, encoded by the coding sequence GTGCAAAAAGTCTTTGAAGAGTTGACCCAGGCTTTCCGACGTGCGGGGGGAGAGATCTCCTATGAAGCCTTCGACCGTATTGTCCGCAAGCACGCGACCCTTTTTGAGGATAGTGAAACCATCTACTACCTGCTCCAGGCTTCGGGATACCCCATCGAGGAGTCTCTGCGGGGCTTTCGCCTGAAGACGATGTTCACCCCCTGGCAGATGCAGGAGTACTGCATCATCGATATCGAGACCAACGGCTCCAAACCGGGCCGGAGCCAGGTGATCGAGATCGGGGCGGTGATGCTCAAAGAGGGCAAGATCATCGATCGGCTGGAGACTTTCGTCGCCTGCGCCTACCTGCCTGAGCATATCATCAAACTCACCGGGATCGAGCCGACGGATCTGGCGGAAGCCCCCAGTCGCAAAGAGGCGCTGACTCAGCTGCGCAACTTTATGGGGGACGCCGTCTTCACCGCCCATAACGCCGGATTCGATCACGGTTTTCTCAACGCCTCTTTCCAGCGCTTCGGCCTGGGCCCCATCGGTAATCCGGTGCTCTGCACCATCGACCTGGCCCGCCGCACCTTCGAGAGCGAGCGTTACGGCCTGGCCTATCTCAACGAATCCCTCGATCTGGGAATGCAGGCCCATCACCGCGCCTACAACGACGCTCTGGCCGCTTCCAAAGTGTTGATGAAATCTTTTGAAAATATCCCCGAGTCTGTGAAGACCACCGACGAGCTGATCCGTTTTTCGAAGTCCTCGAAAAAGGAGCGGAGCGAGACGGAAAAAAGGAAGAAAAAGAGGCGTGAGAAAAAGGTGAATTCGTAA
- the cysK gene encoding cysteine synthase A has product MIFDDIQQTIGQTPLIRLAYLSNNATILAKAEYFNPGSSIKDRVAKSMIDGAMERGELDAETVVIEPTSGNTGIGLALVCAVRGLRLILTMPESMSLERRKLLRHLGAELVLTPAAEGMQGAIEEARRLAASFEKSFIPDQFANPDNPAAHERGTAQEILEATGGAVNIFVAAVGTGGTLSGNGRALKAANPKLRLVAVEPAASPAISRGEAGPHKIQGIGAGFVPDNLDLDLVDEVLTVTDEEAIAFAREAARKAGLLVGISSGANLAAAYRLAQREENRGKTIVTVLPDTAERYLSTELFE; this is encoded by the coding sequence ATGATTTTTGACGACATTCAACAGACGATCGGACAAACCCCGCTGATCCGGCTCGCCTATCTTTCCAATAACGCGACGATCCTCGCCAAAGCCGAGTATTTCAACCCGGGCTCCTCCATCAAGGACCGGGTCGCCAAAAGTATGATCGACGGCGCGATGGAACGGGGGGAGCTCGATGCGGAGACGGTGGTGATCGAACCGACCAGCGGCAACACCGGGATCGGACTGGCCCTGGTCTGCGCCGTGCGGGGATTGCGGCTGATTTTGACCATGCCCGAGTCGATGAGCCTCGAGCGCCGGAAACTGCTGCGGCACCTGGGCGCGGAACTGGTCCTCACCCCAGCCGCCGAGGGGATGCAGGGCGCCATCGAAGAGGCCAGGCGCCTGGCGGCGAGCTTCGAAAAGAGCTTCATTCCCGACCAGTTCGCCAACCCCGACAACCCGGCTGCCCACGAACGGGGCACGGCTCAGGAAATCCTGGAGGCGACCGGCGGGGCTGTCAATATATTTGTCGCCGCCGTCGGGACCGGAGGGACCCTAAGCGGCAACGGGCGGGCGCTCAAAGCAGCCAACCCGAAGCTCCGGCTCGTCGCTGTGGAGCCGGCGGCTTCCCCCGCCATCAGCCGGGGCGAAGCGGGGCCGCATAAGATCCAGGGAATCGGCGCGGGGTTCGTCCCCGACAACCTGGATCTTGACCTGGTCGATGAGGTGTTGACCGTCACGGACGAAGAGGCGATCGCCTTTGCCAGAGAGGCGGCACGCAAGGCGGGGTTGCTGGTCGGCATCTCCTCCGGCGCCAACCTCGCCGCCGCCTATCGCCTGGCCCAACGCGAAGAGAACCGGGGCAAAACCATCGTCACCGTCCTACCCGATACGGCGGAACGCTACCTCTCGACGGAACTCTTCGAGTAG
- a CDS encoding carbonic anhydrase — translation MEKISEFEKGHQYFRTVKFKKNEERFKKLVEEGQNPKALFIGCSDSRVMPAMITGSGPGDLFIVRNVGNFVPPFSPDNDYHATAAAIEYAVSHLEVSDIIVCGHSDCGAIKACFESHHPTKENIHTIKWLQLGEPARDLALKALGDDTLEAQRDFAEKASVVFQLENLLSYPLVKKRVDEGKLFLHGWHYDLSTGKIHYFDETDLEFKPLGDS, via the coding sequence ATGGAAAAGATCAGCGAATTCGAAAAGGGGCATCAATACTTTCGCACAGTGAAGTTCAAAAAGAACGAAGAGCGCTTCAAGAAGCTGGTGGAGGAGGGGCAGAACCCCAAAGCCCTTTTTATCGGCTGCAGTGACAGCCGGGTGATGCCGGCCATGATCACCGGCAGCGGGCCGGGAGACCTCTTTATCGTCCGAAACGTCGGCAACTTCGTTCCTCCCTTCTCCCCCGACAACGACTACCACGCTACGGCTGCGGCCATCGAATATGCCGTCAGCCACCTGGAGGTCAGCGACATCATCGTCTGCGGCCACAGCGACTGCGGCGCCATCAAAGCCTGTTTCGAGTCTCACCACCCCACAAAAGAGAACATTCACACGATCAAATGGCTACAACTCGGAGAACCCGCACGCGATCTGGCCCTCAAGGCCCTCGGAGACGACACTCTGGAGGCCCAGAGGGATTTCGCCGAAAAGGCTTCGGTGGTCTTTCAGCTGGAAAATCTTCTCAGCTACCCCCTCGTCAAAAAGCGGGTGGACGAAGGAAAACTCTTCCTGCACGGTTGGCACTATGACCTCTCCACGGGAAAGATCCACTATTTCGACGAGACCGATCTCGAATTCAAACCTCTGGGGGACTCATGA
- the pyrC gene encoding dihydroorotase: protein MTELLLHEPLDMHLHLRDGEMLRTVAPLSAHSFSGALIMPNLIPPITDAESLRAYRQRILEAIGDEIFEPYMTLFFKAEYDLDFLAPLAEEVTAIKLYPAGITTNSEGGVSGFDLETLSPALEAMSKLGIPLCIHGESSGFVMDREKEFVPVYEALADAFPDLAIVMEHITTAESLEALERHPNLFATITLHHLLITLDDVAGGMLQPHLFCKPIAKRPEDREALLRAALEAHPKVMFGSDSAPHPRHTKEAPGCAAGVFTAPIALPVLAELFAQHDKLENLQHFVSNNAQRIYDITPPKKKVRLTDTPMKVPERYGEVVPMFAGEEIGWSIAEVSEE, encoded by the coding sequence ATGACCGAACTTCTGTTGCATGAACCGCTCGATATGCATCTCCACCTGCGCGACGGAGAGATGTTGCGTACCGTCGCTCCGCTGAGTGCGCACAGTTTCAGCGGCGCTTTGATCATGCCCAACCTCATCCCTCCCATCACCGACGCCGAAAGCCTGCGCGCCTACCGGCAGCGGATCCTCGAAGCGATCGGCGATGAGATCTTCGAACCCTATATGACCCTCTTTTTCAAAGCGGAGTATGATCTGGACTTTCTCGCTCCCCTGGCCGAAGAGGTCACGGCGATCAAACTCTACCCCGCCGGGATCACCACCAACAGCGAAGGGGGCGTCAGCGGCTTCGACCTCGAAACCCTCAGCCCGGCCCTGGAAGCGATGAGCAAACTGGGGATCCCCCTCTGCATTCATGGAGAGAGCAGTGGATTCGTCATGGACCGGGAGAAGGAGTTTGTCCCCGTTTATGAAGCGTTGGCCGATGCCTTTCCCGATCTTGCGATCGTGATGGAGCACATCACTACCGCCGAAAGCCTGGAGGCGCTGGAGCGGCATCCCAACCTCTTCGCCACCATCACCCTCCACCACCTGCTCATCACCCTCGACGATGTCGCCGGGGGGATGCTCCAACCCCACCTTTTCTGCAAACCCATCGCCAAGCGGCCCGAGGATCGCGAAGCCCTGCTCCGAGCCGCCCTCGAAGCCCATCCCAAGGTGATGTTCGGCTCCGACAGCGCCCCCCACCCGCGTCACACCAAAGAGGCTCCCGGCTGCGCCGCAGGGGTCTTCACCGCCCCGATCGCCCTGCCGGTCCTGGCGGAGCTCTTCGCCCAGCACGACAAACTGGAGAATCTCCAGCATTTCGTCAGTAACAATGCTCAAAGAATCTACGATATCACCCCCCCGAAGAAGAAGGTCCGCCTCACCGACACTCCGATGAAAGTCCCGGAAAGATACGGCGAAGTGGTTCCTATGTTCGCCGGCGAAGAGATCGGATGGAGCATCGCGGAGGTGAGTGAGGAATGA
- the yidD gene encoding membrane protein insertion efficiency factor YidD, producing MEIKKFFQAPIRGYQFVSRMLPASCRYYPTCSEYARWQFEFNRPDRALLASTLRIMRCNQLFPGGIDYPKVPWAPPPATQLANPLFPPGRPLAPLPRPNPSDRQISIQYWILPLQGKTHLILKAFHDRTSVA from the coding sequence ATGGAAATCAAAAAATTCTTCCAGGCACCGATCCGGGGTTATCAATTCGTCTCGAGGATGCTGCCCGCTTCCTGCCGCTACTATCCGACCTGCAGCGAATATGCCCGGTGGCAGTTCGAGTTCAACCGCCCCGACCGGGCCTTGCTGGCAAGCACCCTTCGGATCATGCGATGCAACCAGCTCTTTCCCGGGGGGATCGACTACCCCAAAGTCCCCTGGGCGCCTCCCCCGGCGACACAGTTGGCCAACCCCCTCTTCCCTCCGGGCCGGCCGCTTGCCCCGCTTCCCCGCCCTAATCCGTCTGATAGGCAAATCTCCATACAATATTGGATCCTTCCCCTCCAGGGAAAAACCCACCTCATCCTAAAGGCTTTTCATGACCGAACTTCTGTTGCATGA
- a CDS encoding NAD(P)H-quinone oxidoreductase subunit 3 produces the protein MTHLVTDHPYFGVFVLFVITLVAFPLTLFLARYVSRKLARLDTEKLKLAIYECGPEPDKQPNRISVQFYLIALLFILFDVEIIFMFPWAIDFKLLGWFGFTEMILFIVLLAIGFIYAWKKGALEWHSIK, from the coding sequence ATGACACATTTGGTGACCGATCATCCCTATTTCGGTGTCTTCGTTCTCTTCGTCATCACTTTGGTGGCGTTTCCGCTGACGCTCTTTCTGGCGCGCTACGTCAGCCGGAAGCTGGCGCGGCTCGATACGGAGAAACTCAAGCTTGCCATCTACGAGTGCGGCCCGGAGCCGGATAAGCAGCCCAACCGGATCTCGGTGCAGTTCTATCTGATCGCACTGCTCTTCATCCTCTTCGATGTGGAGATCATCTTTATGTTTCCCTGGGCGATCGATTTCAAACTGCTGGGATGGTTCGGCTTTACCGAAATGATCCTCTTTATCGTTCTGCTTGCAATCGGATTTATCTACGCTTGGAAGAAAGGAGCCCTTGAATGGCACAGCATCAAGTAA
- a CDS encoding NuoB/complex I 20 kDa subunit family protein, translated as MAQHQVNYASSGGLPVALTTVDKLLNWGRSNSLWPLTYGLACCAIEMMASGASRFDFDRMGVIFRASPRQADVMILAGTLSKKHAEFARRLYDQMAEPKWVISMGSCANTGGMFNTYATVQGVDRIIPVDIYLPGCAPRPETLQYAMMMLQKKIRREPADMKKRKLQRFV; from the coding sequence ATGGCACAGCATCAAGTAAACTACGCCTCCTCCGGAGGCTTGCCCGTCGCACTGACCACTGTGGACAAACTCCTCAACTGGGGACGCTCCAACTCCCTCTGGCCCCTGACTTACGGACTGGCCTGTTGCGCCATCGAGATGATGGCTTCGGGAGCCAGCCGTTTCGACTTCGACCGGATGGGGGTGATCTTCCGCGCTTCTCCCCGCCAGGCGGATGTGATGATCCTGGCCGGAACGCTTTCGAAAAAGCATGCCGAGTTCGCCCGGCGCCTCTATGACCAGATGGCGGAGCCCAAGTGGGTCATCTCCATGGGCTCCTGCGCCAACACTGGCGGGATGTTCAACACCTACGCCACCGTCCAGGGGGTCGACCGGATCATTCCCGTGGATATCTACCTGCCCGGCTGTGCTCCCCGTCCCGAGACGCTGCAGTATGCGATGATGATGCTGCAGAAGAAGATCCGCCGTGAACCGGCCGATATGAAAAAACGCAAATTGCAGAGGTTTGTCTGA
- a CDS encoding NADH-quinone oxidoreductase subunit C yields the protein MRKYTPKDNVQKKAKYTDRFWVAPRVPRQAVEEGSHYATVLEKLKSSVEVLDAYIEIGQLIVHIRPEENVATLKTLKEECGYGMCSELSAVDYLAQDGEFEIFYQLLNLDEAKRICVLTWIKEDQAIESIVPLYAMAKFAEREMYDMFGIVVNNHPYLKRIIMPDDWEGHPLRKTYPLQGDEFASWYEVDKIFGKEYREIVGPELRDPARIDRYDTQRFSRLGHEVPFGADPESVESTETPVEYSSDFLVDYNKGPHKVLDKRK from the coding sequence ATGAGAAAATATACCCCCAAAGACAATGTGCAGAAAAAGGCGAAATACACCGACCGCTTCTGGGTCGCTCCCCGGGTTCCCCGCCAAGCGGTAGAAGAGGGAAGCCATTACGCAACGGTGCTTGAGAAACTCAAGTCCTCAGTTGAGGTTCTGGATGCCTACATCGAGATCGGCCAACTGATCGTCCATATCCGTCCGGAAGAGAACGTCGCCACCCTCAAGACGCTCAAAGAGGAGTGCGGTTACGGAATGTGCTCCGAACTGAGTGCCGTGGATTATCTGGCCCAGGACGGGGAGTTTGAAATCTTCTATCAGCTCCTCAACCTCGATGAAGCCAAGCGGATCTGTGTCCTGACCTGGATCAAAGAGGATCAGGCGATCGAGAGCATCGTGCCACTCTACGCTATGGCCAAATTCGCCGAGCGGGAAATGTACGATATGTTCGGCATCGTGGTCAACAACCACCCCTACCTCAAGCGGATCATCATGCCCGACGACTGGGAGGGTCATCCTCTGCGCAAAACCTACCCTCTGCAGGGAGACGAATTTGCCAGCTGGTACGAAGTGGACAAGATCTTCGGCAAAGAGTACCGCGAGATCGTCGGGCCCGAATTGCGCGATCCGGCGCGGATCGACCGCTACGACACCCAGCGTTTCTCTCGTCTCGGTCACGAAGTGCCTTTCGGTGCCGATCCCGAGAGTGTGGAAAGCACCGAAACCCCCGTCGAGTACAGCAGCGACTTTTTGGTGGATTACAACAAAGGTCCCCACAAAGTCCTGGATAAAAGAAAGTAG
- the nuoD gene encoding NADH dehydrogenase (quinone) subunit D yields MQQQPNKLRPFFENLNFERDDNTMVINFGPQHPSAHGQLRLILELQGEQVVKAHPDIGYLHRGIEKMAENMIYNEFLPTTDRMDYIASTSNNYAFALAVERLIGLEVPRRAQVIRTMLLELNRIISHLFFLATHALDVGAMSIFLYAFREREYAMDLMEDYCGARLTHSAVRIGGVPLDLPEGWLTKLTDFIDRLPEQIKLYEDLLTENRIWKMRLEDVGIVTPEQALEWGCTGVMLRGSGIKYDVRKEEPYELYGELDFDIPVSDRCDSYGRYRLYMEEMKQSVRILRQLIGMYAGTESQLMAHAPQYISAPKEEIMTQNYALMQHFVLVTQGMRPPKGTVYAPTESPKGELGFWIRSEGEPYAYRLKARAPSFFHTGILQDILPGTYIPDVVTIIGSTNIVFGEVDR; encoded by the coding sequence ATGCAGCAGCAGCCCAACAAACTCAGACCCTTCTTCGAAAACCTCAATTTCGAGCGTGACGACAATACGATGGTGATCAACTTCGGTCCTCAGCACCCCTCCGCCCACGGTCAGCTTAGATTGATCCTGGAACTCCAGGGAGAGCAGGTGGTCAAAGCCCATCCCGATATCGGCTATCTCCACCGGGGGATCGAAAAGATGGCGGAGAATATGATCTACAACGAGTTTCTCCCCACCACCGACCGGATGGATTACATCGCTTCGACCTCCAACAACTATGCTTTTGCCCTGGCGGTAGAGCGGCTGATCGGCCTGGAAGTTCCCCGGCGGGCCCAGGTGATCCGGACGATGCTTCTGGAACTCAACCGGATCATCTCCCACCTCTTCTTCCTGGCGACCCACGCTCTGGACGTAGGAGCGATGTCGATCTTCCTCTATGCTTTCCGGGAGCGGGAGTACGCGATGGATCTGATGGAGGATTACTGCGGTGCCCGCCTGACCCATTCGGCGGTGCGTATCGGCGGTGTGCCCCTGGATCTTCCCGAAGGGTGGCTGACCAAGTTGACCGACTTTATCGATCGCCTGCCCGAGCAGATCAAACTCTACGAAGACCTGCTGACAGAGAACCGGATTTGGAAAATGCGCCTGGAGGATGTGGGGATCGTCACCCCTGAGCAGGCGCTGGAGTGGGGATGCACCGGAGTTATGCTCCGGGGATCGGGTATCAAGTATGACGTGCGCAAAGAGGAGCCCTATGAACTCTACGGGGAACTCGACTTCGATATTCCCGTGAGCGACCGTTGCGACAGTTACGGCCGCTACCGGCTCTATATGGAAGAGATGAAACAGTCGGTACGGATCCTGCGTCAACTCATCGGAATGTACGCCGGTACCGAGTCTCAGCTCATGGCCCATGCGCCCCAGTACATCTCCGCGCCCAAAGAGGAGATCATGACCCAGAACTACGCTCTGATGCAGCATTTCGTTCTGGTGACTCAGGGGATGCGGCCTCCCAAGGGAACGGTCTATGCCCCCACCGAATCCCCCAAAGGGGAGCTGGGCTTCTGGATCCGCAGCGAAGGTGAACCCTATGCCTACCGCCTGAAAGCACGGGCACCCAGCTTCTTCCATACCGGCATCCTGCAGGACATCCTGCCTGGCACCTATATTCCCGATGTGGTTACCATCATCGGAAGCACCAACATCGTTTTCGGTGAAGTAGACCGATAG